The proteins below come from a single Faecalibaculum rodentium genomic window:
- a CDS encoding DUF3990 domain-containing protein, whose amino-acid sequence MSKGEKIRLFHGSRSGLNGPIAPISRDKCDFGTGFYMGTVVWQPLTLIHNEESPVLYTVELDLSDLRVLELGADLTWALVIAYYRGKLEKYKDLPLYNAIQSYVSGYDVIKGLIANDRMFVVLDRFFQGDITDAALIHSLMGLELGEQYVAVSEKACSQISVVEERYIDGPECEALKELSFKNRKAGIELVEKVARKYRREGRYFDEIVEEWNGFESGSETAV is encoded by the coding sequence ATGAGTAAAGGGGAGAAAATCAGACTTTTTCACGGATCTCGTAGTGGCTTAAATGGTCCCATAGCACCAATCAGCAGAGACAAATGCGATTTTGGTACCGGTTTCTACATGGGTACAGTCGTCTGGCAGCCACTAACACTGATTCACAATGAAGAAAGTCCAGTTCTATACACTGTTGAGCTGGATTTATCTGACTTGAGAGTGCTGGAACTGGGGGCAGATTTGACCTGGGCATTAGTAATCGCGTATTACAGGGGCAAACTAGAAAAATATAAGGATCTGCCCCTGTATAATGCGATTCAATCCTATGTCAGTGGGTATGATGTTATCAAAGGGCTGATCGCCAATGACCGGATGTTTGTTGTACTTGACCGCTTCTTCCAAGGGGATATTACGGATGCTGCTCTGATTCACTCGCTGATGGGGCTGGAACTTGGAGAACAGTATGTTGCAGTTTCAGAAAAGGCGTGTTCGCAAATATCAGTGGTTGAAGAAAGATACATTGATGGACCTGAATGCGAAGCTTTGAAAGAACTGAGTTTTAAAAACAGAAAAGCAGGAATCGAACTCGTGGAAAAAGTAGCCAGAAAGTATCGTCGGGAAGGCAGATACTTTGATGAAATCGTGGAGGAATGGAATGGATTTGAGTCTGGATCAGAGACAGCTGTGTGA